CGTCGTTCCGTCCATCCGGAACGCTCGGGCGACGTCATTCTCTATCCGGCACAGTACTGGATCTTCGGCAGTACTCCGGCCACGCACGGAACGCCATACGACTACGATCGCTACGTTCCGCTGATGGTCATGGGCGGCGGCTTCACGGGGTCGACCTCGGATGCCAGCGTGGCGCCTGTCGACATCGCACCGACGATCGCCCGGATACTCGGCCTCGACGACTTCCTGACCGGTGTGGACGGCAAGCCGCTTCCTGTATCGCCGTCGAACGTGCCGAAAAAGAAACGGCCCGCACGAGGCAGGCCGTAATATCATCGTTCATAGGTGAGGCGGGGCGTCAGAGTGCCGACAGCAACTGTCGTGCGATGACCATCTTCTGGATCTCCGACGTACCCTCGCCGATGGTGAGAAGCTTCGAATCGCGGAAGTACTTCTCGACGGGATAATCCTTGACGTAGCCGTAGCCGCCATGGACCTGGATAGCATCTTCGGCGACGCGTACCGAAACTTCACTGGCCAGGAGCTTGGCTTCCGACGCTGCCGTCGTGAAGTCCATGCCGCTGTCGCGCATCCATGCCGCACGGTAGGTGAGCAGGCGTGACGAGTCGACGTCCATGGACATCTTCGCGAGCTTGAACTGGATGGCCTGCATGTCGGCCAGACGCTTGCCGAACTGCTGGCGTTCGGTGCTGTAGCGAAGGGCGGCCTCGAAGGCTCCCTGCGCGAGGCCCACGCTCAGCGCAGCGATGGATATCCGTCCACCATCCAGGATCTTCAGCGCCTGCTTGAAGCCTTCTCCTTCTTCGCCGATCAGGTTCCCTCCGGGAACGCGCACGTTGTCGAACGTCAGTCCGGCCGTATCCGAGCAGCGCATGCCGAGCTTGTTCTCCTTCTTCGAGCCGTAGAAGCCCTTCATGGTCTTGTCCACCACGAAGGCGGAAATGCCGTTCTTGCCCTTCGACGGATCGGTGACGGCCATGACGACGCAGATGTCGCCGACGTTGCCGTGCGTGATGAAGTTCTTC
The DNA window shown above is from Candidatus Kapaibacterium thiocyanatum and carries:
- a CDS encoding acyl-CoA dehydrogenase; translated protein: MSFDLSDEQNALRDHIRAFVEEEIKPVALQFDETQEFPTEIFRKFGELGYLGIVIPTEYGGSGMGYLEYAIIVEEVARGCPAIALGVAAHNGLCTSHIFRFGSEELRRKYVPRLAKGETMGAWALTEPNAGSDAGGTQTTAVRDGDDWILNGSKNFITHGNVGDICVVMAVTDPSKGKNGISAFVVDKTMKGFYGSKKENKLGMRCSDTAGLTFDNVRVPGGNLIGEEGEGFKQALKILDGGRISIAALSVGLAQGAFEAALRYSTERQQFGKRLADMQAIQFKLAKMSMDVDSSRLLTYRAAWMRDSGMDFTTAASEAKLLASEVSVRVAEDAIQVHGGYGYVKDYPVEKYFRDSKLLTIGEGTSEIQKMVIARQLLSAL